Part of the bacterium genome, CTGTTATTCCTCTAAACCAAACAACAACCACCCTCCTATATAACCATACCTAACAATATAGATTCACACCCATGTAGAAGATACGACTCGTCAACTTGCCTCGATCTACTTATTATGCAATTGGTCAACGTGGAGGAAAAATGTTTGCGGGACTAGTTGAGACAGTAGGAGTCATCAGAAGTATCGTCAGACGAGGCGAGGACCGATTGGGCGTTGCTGTCAGCTCGCCGTTTGAGGACACCCAGGTCGGCGACAGCATCTCGGTCTCTGGCGTGTGCGTAACGGTAACGGATGTTGGCCGGGCCGAGTTTGGGGTCTTCGTCTCCTCGGAGACGTTTCAGCGGAGCAAGTTCGGTGCGCTGCCGGTCGGGGCTCGGGTCAATCTCGAGCGCGCGTTGAGGCTCGGGGACCGGCTTGGCGGGCACATCGTGCAGGGGCACGTTGATGAGGTTGGCAGGGTCGCGTCTTTTGAGAAGAAGGGCGGAGAGGCAGTGCTGTTTGTGGAGCACTCCGGGCGATGGGACAGGCTAGTCGTGGAGAAAGGCTCGGTCTGTGTTGACGGCGTTAGCCTCACGGTGGCAGAGTGCGGCAGCGGCAGCTTCAGTGTGGCCATGATTCCCCACACTCTCGAGCGGACGTCGCTCGGTGGTCTGAGCGTTGGCGAGCAAGTGAACCTTGAGTTTGACGTTCTTGCCAAGTATGTCTTGAAGTGCTTACAGTCTTACTTGCCGGGGGAAATTGGGGGGAGCCTAAAGGGCAAGATGAGTGTTGAGTTCTTGAAAGAACACGGATTCATGTAGCGGATTAGATTGGGACATAAGGGCTTTTGATATGGATAACGTGGATGCAGGAGAAGTCACGAAGACGGCCTTCGACACAATCGAGAGGGCTATTGCCGAGATAGCTGCGGGCCGGATGGTCATCGTTGCTGACGACGAGGACCGAGAGAACGAGGGTGATCTGACATGTGCTGCGGAGAGAGTAACGCCCGAGACGGTGAACTTCATGGCGAGGTTCGGCCGTGGGCTTATCTGCGTGCCGATGCTCGGAGAGCGACTCGACGAGCTGGGGCTTGCGCAGATGACGGAGCACAACAAAGCGCCCTTTGGCACTGCCTTCACAGTCTCCGTTGATGCGGCTCATGGCGTCACGACGGGCATCTCTGCTGCGGACAGAGCGCTGGCCATCAGAGTGCTCGCAGACCCGAGTAAAGGCAGGGACGATATAGTTGTTCCGGGCCATGTCTTCCCGCTTCGTGCGAGGCCAGGAGGCGTCTTGGTCCGCACTGGCCAGACCGAGGCAGCCGTTGACCTTACACGCCTTGCTGGGCTGTATCCGGCGGGTGTGATATGCGAGATAATGAAGAATGATGGGACGATGGCACGCGTTCCGGACCTTGTGCAGTTTCGCAAGAAGCACAATATACCGATCGTTACAGTTCAGGACCTGATCAGATACAGGCTCAAGCGTGAGATGCTTGTGGAGCGGGTGTCGAAGACCAGGCTGCCGACTAGGTATGGTGAGTTCACTTGTCTCACGTATCGAGATACGCTTCGGGACCAGTATCACTTGGCGCTTGTGATGGGCGACATACAGCATCAGGAGAGCGTTCTTGTCCGCGTCCATTCCCAGTGCCTCACGGGTGAGGTGTTCAAGTCCATGAGGTGTGATTGCGGAGACCAGCTCGAGATGGCGATGCGGATTATCGCGAAGGCGGGCGTGGGCGTGTTACTTTACTTGCGGCAAGAGGGCCGGGGCATCGGTCTTCACAACAAGCTGCGCGCCTACGAGCTTCAGGACAAGGGCCAGGACACGGTCGAGGCCAATTTGGCGCTCGGCTTTCCGCCTGACAAGCGAGACTATGGCATGGGAGCACAGATACTCCGTCATCTCGGCGTCAAGAAAATGCGACTGTTGACCAACAACCCCGTCAAGCTCATAGCGCTTCAAGGTTACGGGCTTGAGACTGTCGAGCGCATACCGCTTGAGATTGCTCCGAACGAAGAGAACAAGGGTTATCTAAAGGTAAAACGGTCCAAGATGGGCCATCTCCTGACGAAGGTATGATAGCATGTTGATAGTTGGCGATATATTATGAGCCATCCACTAAGGACACGAAGCGCCACTAAGCTCTTTCTTCGTGTGTTTTCGTGTTCTTCGTGGATCATCATCAATGAACCGAGGGGAGAATGATGATAGAAAAATACGGGATAATCGACGGCAAAGGGATCAAGATCGGAATCATTGCTGCTCGCTTCAACGAGTTCATTACGCAAAAACTGGTCTCGGGCGCTCGGGATTGCCTCGTGCGGCACAACGTTGAGGAAGATGACATCGAGGTCGTGTGGGTGCCCGGGGCGCTCGAGATTGCGAGCGTTGCTCGAATGCTGGCCGAGAGAAAGACTAACGACGCAATCATCTGTCTGGGCGCTGTCATCCGAGGCGCAACGCCGCATTTCGACCATGTCTCCTCGCAGGTCGCGCGCGCGATAGCGACGGTCTCGCTAAACAGCGGAATCCCGGTGGTCTTTGGCGTCCTTACGTGCGACACGATAGAGCAGGCGATCGAGCGGGCTGGCGCAAAGGCCGGCAACAAGGGCTTTGACGCCGCCCTTTCTGCGATTGAGATGGTGAATCTCTACAAGACGCTTAAAGAACGTTCCTGACAATGGACCGCGACTCGGGACAAATCTGCGGTTGGCAGTTGGCAGTTGGCAGTTGGCAGTTGGCGAACAGCCCTCCTCCGCCTTCATCCTTCATCCTTCATCCTTCCGCCTGCCGAGGTTCCTAGCATGGGAAATAAGCACAAGGCGAGGGAGATAGCTATACAGCTTATATACCAGTTGGACGCGGTCGGCGGCCCTGTTGAGGAGGCTTTGAAGCCGTATTTTGCGGCCCACCCTGTCAACAGCGAGACCAGAGCCTTCGCAGAGGAGTTCGTCAGTGGGACGGCAGCGAACATCGAGAGCATAGATTCACTTCTGCGACAGGTCTCAGAGCATTGGTCGCTCGAGAGAATACTACCGGTCGATCTTGCGATATTGCGACTCGGCGCGTTCGAGCTGTTATATTTCGGCACGGCGCCCGCTATCGCAATAGATGAGGCGGTTCGGCTGGCCAAGCACTTCAGTTCCAAGGAGGCGTCGGCGTTCATAAATGGTGTGCTGGACAAGGTGAAGGAGCTCGGACTCGTTGGGGCGGAAGGGCACGCGGCGTCCGGCGAGCAGCCGTGAAATACTTCGTCATCTCAGATGTGCATGGCAACCTCGAAGCCTTTGAGGCCGTCCTCGCCCAGATCAAGGCTTCTGCAAACGGGGAATACAGGATAGTCTCGCTCGGCGACATCATCGGCTACGGCCCTGACCCAAACCGCTGTATCGATCTGACCACCCAGGTGGCTTTCGTCTCAGTGCTTGGAAACCACGATTACGGCGTGCTCGGCCTCACCGAGATAGAGCTATTCAACATCGTCGCCACCGAGGCGATACTCTGGACGAGAGACCATCTGACCAAGGATGGCTGGAACGGCCTGCAAAGGTTGAAGGACAGGATACTGATCAGCAAAGGGATAGCAACGTTCACGCACGCCTCGCCGTTTGAGCCCTCCGAGTGGCACTACATCATAACCTACGGTTTCGCCAAAATGGCGTTCTCCGTAATGAGAACTCCGCTGTGTTTTGTGGGGCATTCTCATCAGCCGATCTTCATCGTTGAGGCCCCGGACGGAGCCATCGACATCATTCACTGTCAGGAACAATCGACGATAACTTACAACACCAACGACAAGTACATCATCAACGTTGGCAGCGTGGGGCAGCCCAGGGACGGCACCAACAAAGCCTGCTACGCCGAATGGGATGACGAGGCGCAGACGGTCTCAGTCAAGCGGGTCGCCTACGATTTCAAGAGAACGCAGCAGAAAATCTGCGCAGCAGGGCTTCCCACCGCACTGGCCCTGAGACTAGAGACAGGCCTGTAAGAACCAGTTGCCCGGCCGCCCGTGCCGGATAGACTTCTCTCGCAGCGCGTGTCTCGACACTTCCGCAATCGGGAAATCCACCTCAGCGAGACGCTTGCATTCCTTGGGGATCACGTCTGTTCCCCCTCCTCGCAGGTTGTGCTTAGTTCCTTCTTCGCGTGCTTCTTCGATCCACCCTCTCCCACAGAAGGAAGAGCGGTGCTGTTTCGGGCATGTAGGATAGCCTGTGTGCGCTGGATCTCGGTGGCCAGTTGCTTCTCGTCTGGCAAGACCGTCCGGTACTCCGAGGCCATCACCTTGTTCGGGAGTCCCTCCAGTGCGTATCGGGCGACCGCCTCGTTCTTCTGGGCACAGAGGATCAAGCCAACAGGAGGATTCTCACCCTCGCGCACCCATTGCTCACGGGCGTAATTGAGATAGAGGTGCATCTGGCCGGCGTCGGCGTGCGTGAACTTGCCGATCTTGAGATCGATGATCACCAGACACCGCAAACGACGATGGAAGAAGACAAGATCGACGCGATACCACTCGTCGCCGATGCGCAAGCGCTTCTGCCTGCCGATGAAGCAGAAGTCGCCGCCAAGTTCGAGGAGGAAGGTCTCCAGATGCCGGATGAGGGCCTCTTCCAGATCGCTCTCGGAGTACTCATCCTTGAGCGCGAGAAACTCCAGCACATACGGATCCTTGATCTCTTCCTCAGGCCGGACCACATCTTCTGCTTGGGCCTCTTGCCCCTTGCTCAGCATGGCGGCTTTGTTTCGAGATAGAGCCGTGCGCTCATAGAACTGGGAGTTGATCTGTCGATTGAGTTGCCTCACCGACCAGCCACCACGCAGGGCTTCGGTCTCATAGAAGGGCCGCGCATTCTCGTTCTTGACTGAGAGCAGCCGGACATATGCTGACCAGGGTAACGGGAAGCACGCAGCCGCATAGTGCAGGACAACCTCGGCAGTGGATGATCGCGATTCCTCGGACAGTGTTTGAAGAATCACCTCTGATCTATGCAGCCCAGGCAAGGCCTGCGATTTTTCAGACAATGTCTGGTGATTTTGCTGATTCGATTCTATCGACAGTGTCGAGAGAATTGGGCTGCTTGATTCTATTGACACTGTCGAGAGGATGTTCTCCTGAGGATAGGCCAGGTAAAACTGGCGAAACTTATTCAGATTCGGATAGGAGAAGCCGCGCCCGAACCTCGTAGTCAGATCATCCGCTAGCCGCTCAAGCAGCTTCTCTCCATATCCAGCTCGCTTTTCTCCCGACTGCTCGAACTCCACGATGCGCCGGCCTATCAGCCAATAAGCAGCCGTCATGATGGAATTGACCGAACGGGCTGCCGATCTCCTGGCGGCATCAATTACGCTCGATATATCGCCAAGGATCGACCCATAATCAGTTTCTAAATCTCTCCCTTGCCTAATCTGCTTCTTAGTCATCCCAGTGCCTTCCTGAGCTTGTCCGAATCCAGCAAGCAATGCTCCATTCTAATGACCTCGTGCCTCGAAAGTCGAGCGCGGCTCGCTGTCGGAGGGGGTAGGATTCGAACCCACGGACCTTTCGGTCTGCGGTTTTCAAGACCAAAGACTACCGTCGAAGGAGCCGCCTATAAGCGGCAGCTAGGAACGCTGAAAACGTGCTGTGCCGCTATTGTGCCATTACTTCTGATTGGGCCGTCTCATTCTGCAAACCTTCGTCATCGGCTTTTCGACCTATGACGGGCAACTTGTCAACCGCCCTGTGCAATCGAGCTTGGGAAATGTGAACATAAGTCGCGGTCATCTTCAACGACGTATGGCCAAGAATTGAGCGTAGGGTGTGCGTATCGGCGCCTCCTTCAGCCATCAGCGAGGCCCCAAAATGGCGAAGATCGTGAAACCTGATGCCCGCCTTCTCAAGGCCTGCGCGCTTCAGTGCTGTTCTGAATTGGTTCTTGATCTCCCCGACGCCGAATACCAGCTCCCCGTTTTTGGGCAGGCTCTGCAAGGCTTCGATGACCGTTTGATTCGCGGGAACATATCGGCTTGTATTTGTCTTAGATTCCCGAATCCAAAGTACACGACGCTGAAAATCAACGTCCGCCCATTGAAGCGAAAGCAACTCAGACTTCCGGGCCGCTGTATAAATCGCGCATAGAAGAAGCGGCCTCAAATAGCCCGGGCCGTCTGAAGCGGCGTCAAGCAAGGCTTGAATCTCGTTGCGAGTCGCAATGCGAAGCCGTGACTGTTCCGGCAATGCCCCGAGGCCCGCTGCCGGGTTGTGTCGCGCCAAGCCTGATTGCAGACCATAATTGAACGCGGCCCGCAAAAATTGCACTTCGCGGTTGACACACGCGTTGCTTAGATCCCCTCCACCGATTTGCTTCGGTTGCCCCAACCTCCATTTCCGATAACCCAGGATGTCCGCTGTCTGAATGTCTGCCACTTGTCGGTTCTCGCCAAAGAACCTCACAATCGGCTTTGCACTCACTCGGTCCCGACTATTCGGCGAAGGTCTCCCGAGGTAGGACGCAACAAGCTTTTTTACAGTAACCCTGCGACGTGGCCGCTCCCCAAGGTGTTCTTGTCTCGCTAATTCACTCCGGCAGCGTTGAAGAATCATCTTGGCCGCTGTGAAGGAGCTTGTGCCCGTGCTTTGCCGCACGCGATGACCTGCAACTTGCACGTCGATCCACCACAGACCGCTTCTCAATCGCAAGCCTCGATGCTTCGGGCCTTCATTCTTCACCATTTACATCCCTCGCTTTCAAATATCGCATCGCAGCTCTTCTTAGCGCAACCATCTCCTTCCTCTGCATCCGCCAAGACAGCCCAGGTCGCCCGCCTCGCGCGTTAAAGCGGTACTTCGGGAACAGCCGATTGGCACGTTCGACGGCCAGACCTTCCTGCAAAGGCGCCTCGACCCGCTCGAGAAAACCGAGAAACCGCTTTCGCTCCGTCTCTCGATCGGGGACATCCCAGCCTTCTGCCGCCGTCCAAGCCTCGTCCACCGCCTTATCCCAAAGCTCACGATCGGTCCCCAACCTCCCCAACCGACGCCCCAAGCTCGGCACTAACGATCGCTTAATGAAACCCTCCCGCAAATGACGATCGCAATACGCTTCGTCCAGAAGCTCCACGTCAGGCTCCCGTGAGACATCCCCAGGCCCCTCCCGAGAAACCTGAAGCGCCAGCACAACATCACTCGGCTCCACCGTTTTCAAAACTATCTTACGGAAGCCCGCACCACACCGGTCCCCACCCTCAGCCAGAAGTCTCCCCCGAGGCTCCGAACCTCCCACGCATTGCAACCAGACCGTCCGAGAAAACAGCCCATCGACAAACTCACGCAGCTCCGGGTCGTCATCTCCCTCAATTGGCTGCGCGATTCGAACCCTGATAGGCACCCAGTTGCCCGGCCGACCATAGCGCTTCAGCACCCGCTCCCCCGCCCCTCGAGCTCTAGCATAAAAGTCGCCATCGCTGTGCTCATCGCAGGAGGCCAAATGCGCCGGCTCACAGCCGTAGAGCCGTTCTAAGAATGCTTTTGTGCGCTGCTGATTCATAGACCCAACTATACCAAGTAGTGTTAGGGCATGTCAAGCACGACATCGGAAATTATCAAACTTAGCTGGATGCAAAGGAGAAGAGATGTCCAGAAAATTGATCATGCAAGGCCCCGCGCGCCGTTGGTTGAACACCGCTGAGGCCGCCCTCTATTTAGGCATGTCCGCGAAAGGTCTCTACGAGCGAGTCCGCCTCCGCAGGTTGCCATTCTCACGGTTGAACGGGTCCTTGAGATTCGACATCCGTGAGCTCGATCACATTTTGGAACGAAACCGCGTCAAGCCGACTGGGCAGGCAGGCGACACACAAAGCAGGAGATAACATGCAGCGCAAGAACCGCCGCAGAAAGGCCTCGAGGCGCAAGCTTCACAAAGAGCAAAGGCTGAAACTCATGCCGCTCGTTGGCCCCGATGGGGAATCCTTGAACGCCTATCAACTGGCCACAGGGAAACGTCAGAAGGTAGGAGCCGAGGAATGACTCAGCGAAAAGTATCGGTCCGCCCTCAGACTCGCAACCTGACGACGGCCCAGTTAAACAGCACCGGCACGTTATCCCAGTGCTGTCGGCGCTGTCAAGTGCAATACCTGCTCAACCTCTGTATCAACCCTGAGTCATGCGACATCAGCACCACGTGGGTCACCGCCCTTGGCGACGGCTTGTATCTTTTTCGTCAACTCATCTGGGACACCAGCGATCAAGCTCTTCTATCAGCGCTTGTGCAGGTCTGCGGTCAGTTCATGGCCATACGGGAGGCACTATGAACCTTCTCGACATCGTAAGTGGAGACACCAAACTAAAGCGCATCTCTCACGACGAATACCACGGGCCGTGTCCATTCTGCGGAGGCAAAGACCGTTTCAGAGTTCAACTGAATCACAACGGGAAAGACTACTGGGCGTGTAGGAAGTGCGAAAAGCACGGCGACACCATCGCCTACCTCCAAGAGAAGCGAGGCCTGAGCTTCAAAGAAGCGAGGGACTACGTTGGTGACACCCCGCCGCCAACGCCCACCTCACCACATAAACTAAGCGCCAAGCAGCGCCTCGCCTGGCAGAAGGTCGCTGGTGAGCTCGTCCAAAGCTGTAAGGCTCACATCTGGAGCGACGAGGGCAAGCCTGGCCTCGACTACCTCCATGCACGCGCCTTGAAG contains:
- a CDS encoding PDDEXK nuclease domain-containing protein; translation: MTKKQIRQGRDLETDYGSILGDISSVIDAARRSAARSVNSIMTAAYWLIGRRIVEFEQSGEKRAGYGEKLLERLADDLTTRFGRGFSYPNLNKFRQFYLAYPQENILSTVSIESSSPILSTLSIESNQQNHQTLSEKSQALPGLHRSEVILQTLSEESRSSTAEVVLHYAAACFPLPWSAYVRLLSVKNENARPFYETEALRGGWSVRQLNRQINSQFYERTALSRNKAAMLSKGQEAQAEDVVRPEEEIKDPYVLEFLALKDEYSESDLEEALIRHLETFLLELGGDFCFIGRQKRLRIGDEWYRVDLVFFHRRLRCLVIIDLKIGKFTHADAGQMHLYLNYAREQWVREGENPPVGLILCAQKNEAVARYALEGLPNKVMASEYRTVLPDEKQLATEIQRTQAILHARNSTALPSVGEGGSKKHAKKELSTTCEEGEQT
- a CDS encoding bifunctional 3,4-dihydroxy-2-butanone-4-phosphate synthase/GTP cyclohydrolase II, producing MDNVDAGEVTKTAFDTIERAIAEIAAGRMVIVADDEDRENEGDLTCAAERVTPETVNFMARFGRGLICVPMLGERLDELGLAQMTEHNKAPFGTAFTVSVDAAHGVTTGISAADRALAIRVLADPSKGRDDIVVPGHVFPLRARPGGVLVRTGQTEAAVDLTRLAGLYPAGVICEIMKNDGTMARVPDLVQFRKKHNIPIVTVQDLIRYRLKREMLVERVSKTRLPTRYGEFTCLTYRDTLRDQYHLALVMGDIQHQESVLVRVHSQCLTGEVFKSMRCDCGDQLEMAMRIIAKAGVGVLLYLRQEGRGIGLHNKLRAYELQDKGQDTVEANLALGFPPDKRDYGMGAQILRHLGVKKMRLLTNNPVKLIALQGYGLETVERIPLEIAPNEENKGYLKVKRSKMGHLLTKV
- the ribH gene encoding 6,7-dimethyl-8-ribityllumazine synthase, with product MIEKYGIIDGKGIKIGIIAARFNEFITQKLVSGARDCLVRHNVEEDDIEVVWVPGALEIASVARMLAERKTNDAIICLGAVIRGATPHFDHVSSQVARAIATVSLNSGIPVVFGVLTCDTIEQAIERAGAKAGNKGFDAALSAIEMVNLYKTLKERS
- a CDS encoding riboflavin synthase, coding for MFAGLVETVGVIRSIVRRGEDRLGVAVSSPFEDTQVGDSISVSGVCVTVTDVGRAEFGVFVSSETFQRSKFGALPVGARVNLERALRLGDRLGGHIVQGHVDEVGRVASFEKKGGEAVLFVEHSGRWDRLVVEKGSVCVDGVSLTVAECGSGSFSVAMIPHTLERTSLGGLSVGEQVNLEFDVLAKYVLKCLQSYLPGEIGGSLKGKMSVEFLKEHGFM
- the nusB gene encoding transcription antitermination factor NusB codes for the protein MGNKHKAREIAIQLIYQLDAVGGPVEEALKPYFAAHPVNSETRAFAEEFVSGTAANIESIDSLLRQVSEHWSLERILPVDLAILRLGAFELLYFGTAPAIAIDEAVRLAKHFSSKEASAFINGVLDKVKELGLVGAEGHAASGEQP
- a CDS encoding metallophosphoesterase gives rise to the protein MKYFVISDVHGNLEAFEAVLAQIKASANGEYRIVSLGDIIGYGPDPNRCIDLTTQVAFVSVLGNHDYGVLGLTEIELFNIVATEAILWTRDHLTKDGWNGLQRLKDRILISKGIATFTHASPFEPSEWHYIITYGFAKMAFSVMRTPLCFVGHSHQPIFIVEAPDGAIDIIHCQEQSTITYNTNDKYIINVGSVGQPRDGTNKACYAEWDDEAQTVSVKRVAYDFKRTQQKICAAGLPTALALRLETGL
- a CDS encoding site-specific integrase, whose amino-acid sequence is MVKNEGPKHRGLRLRSGLWWIDVQVAGHRVRQSTGTSSFTAAKMILQRCRSELARQEHLGERPRRRVTVKKLVASYLGRPSPNSRDRVSAKPIVRFFGENRQVADIQTADILGYRKWRLGQPKQIGGGDLSNACVNREVQFLRAAFNYGLQSGLARHNPAAGLGALPEQSRLRIATRNEIQALLDAASDGPGYLRPLLLCAIYTAARKSELLSLQWADVDFQRRVLWIRESKTNTSRYVPANQTVIEALQSLPKNGELVFGVGEIKNQFRTALKRAGLEKAGIRFHDLRHFGASLMAEGGADTHTLRSILGHTSLKMTATYVHISQARLHRAVDKLPVIGRKADDEGLQNETAQSEVMAQ